In Prionailurus bengalensis isolate Pbe53 chromosome D4, Fcat_Pben_1.1_paternal_pri, whole genome shotgun sequence, the DNA window attttgaaaaattatatgcatttCCCCACCAAAACATAGCGTATAAAAACATATTACTAGTGTGGTTGACTGTTAGAAGTATCACTCAAACACTCCTTGGTTTGGTAAATCTGTGATTGACACAGATTAACTCAGAAAATGCTTCAAAATGGATTGTAGGTAATTACTATCATTATGCAcctttcacaaatgaggaaagtgaagaaCATAAAGGAGAActgatttgcctaaggtcacaaaaacaaacagggaggggaaggggggaataAATACCCAAGTAGTAAAGTCAACAAGCCATTGGTACTGGGTCTCATAATATACTGGGGATTTTAAGTTCACTATGATCTTTCAAATCAACTGTACTGATATGtaatttatgaaatataaagtatattaattttttgcACATTTTGATGAGTTGTGAACATTTATTCAGCTTTGTAAATGCTATCATAATCTAAATATAGAATATTCCATCACACTAAAACATTCCTTTGTTTCTCTACCCAGTGAATCCTCACCCTCCACTCTTGGGAACCAATGATCTGCTTCCTATCACTCTAGACTAGATGTCTTCTCTTGAATTTCATTAATTGAGATCATAGAGTTCTATGTTCTTGTGCTTGGCTTCTTTTCCCAGTCTAATCTCATTGAGATTTATCAATGTTGATACATCCATTAGTAGTTATTTGTATTGCTGAGTGCTATTCCATTGTAAGGTAATATCACTGTTTACACACATTtatctattgatgaacattttggTTAATTTGGGGCTATTATGCATAAAAGTTCCATGAATATcttaataaaattctttaaaaaaaaactatcaaaaagtTTTTGGTAtagttttttatgtttctttggggGTAAATATCTAGACCTGAAATTGTTGGTTGTAGGTGTAATATTGTTAACTTTATAAGGAACTATCAAAAGGAACTGCAATGCTATCGCATTAcaattttaatttgcactttctTGATTACTGAAGCTTTGGACATCTTTTCTAGTATTTATTAgctatctatatatcttcttttgtgaactgTCTTCCTGTTCTGCCCATTTTACCTAGGTTGTTTGTATTATTATTgcattataaaaattcttttttattattaatattctttaCATATCATGGATACaggtcctttgtcagatataatTGTCAGATCTATTTGAGACATTTTCTCCTAATctgtgtttttctccattttcataataaaatcttgaaaagtactttaaattttcataaaCTCCAACTTATCTTTTTTGCTTTGCTGTTTCATACTTTTTGTTACATCTTAAAAATCTGGTCTCAAAGTGAAGttacttttttctctgttttctaacAAATTTTGTACGTTAGCTATTTTGTTTaggtctgtttcattttttaataaatatttaattatgatGTAAACATCAAGGTGCATTTAAAATAGATGAATATCCAGTTATTTTCTCACCATTTTTGATCCTTTCCCCATCAAATTATGCTGGAACATTTATCAAAATCCAGTGACAACTTTCAGTTTTAGCTCAGGTAAGTAGAGAGCAGGAAAGAGCACTGCTCccatccataaaacaaaacaaaaaaaacccagctagGCAGAATTTAATTTAACAAGTTTTCTTGAAAGCATCAGACATCTGACATTTTAGGACAAAAAACCCCCACAGTCTGGAGAGCTAGGTGCCTGCAGGGAGAAGGAAGCAAGGGCTCAAGCAGTTGTTTAACTGAGCCAGAGAATGCCAAATGCCATACAGAACGACTCTAATAGAAAAGCTAGACAACATCCAAGATCAGATAGGTTATTTCAGCAGAAATATggaaagtttaataaaatttaagtgcttgaaataaaaaacacagtatcataAGTAAAGAATGCCTACAAAGGGCTCCACAGTATACTTGACACTTCTGAGAAAACAATCAGTGACaatgaagatgtgtgtgtgtgtgtgtgtgtgtgtgtgtgtgtgtgtgtgtatggttaaATGTGCTTAAATGTTTTGGTGACCCCGAGATAATACAAAAGTACACAGAAAACGTTGTTTGGCTTCTTTGAAGAGACTGTTAGTAACAATGGCCTTTCCTATATGTACATGTAGTATGGGATTCTCACTTTTCAGATACTTTCTGTAAAAGGTTTATTTGTTATTAATCTCTATGTGGCAAAACGTAGCTGATGTCAGAATAGTTAATGAGCAAGGTACATCATTATACTACAATGATGTAGAGTTCCAGTATACATATTAACTAACACCTGGTAAGTGGTATGCATGTATACAAACCCACacaaaaattagagaactcagaaaaTAATCACATACATTCAATGCTGTTCAGTTTATgcaatttatttcttattcttttaaagctTATTATTCTAGTGAATGTTGTATCAACACTGTTATGTTTCAGTAACTGTCTTAATAATAGATATGAAATAACAGTCTCATAGAACAACGTCTAAGTAAACACCATTACTTACCTTTCTCAAATTGATAGATTTTCCTTGTAACACATTCTGAGAGAGATTAAAGTTTGATGACTTGTTGAAAACTTTCATACATTTACAATTCAATTATCAGATATTTAatgagaaaccattttttttttttggtaaaggaTTTCCTATGTATATTCAAATGTTGGATTTCTTCCACTGATGTTTACCTGACTGATGAAGAGTTGTGGATATAAACTATGGTCATTCAGGATGTTGTCAGGGGTTTCTCCTGTGTCAGGTTTCTGATATACGTTGAGTTCAGATATCCACAGAAATCATTATTCATAGGCTTTACTGAGGGTTGGTGAGTATATGTCAGTATTAAGTATACCCAAATCTGTAACTCAGCAGAGAACAAGTTTATTTCCTTGCTGCAAAAAGTCTGTGTACATGGAGGAGAAAACTCTATTCCAGtcactctttttctgtttccttccatcTTGTATTCTCCCATTTTCAGCATATGACCCCCATGGTTTCACTGAGGGCAATCTCCACTCCATTATAATAAGGGACAGAAGAAAACATTGGGAATTTGAGGGATGTTTTCAACGAGGCTTGTCAATGATCCCCATATTCCACTAGCCAGAGGTTACTAACATGACCCCATTTGGGTGGCACTAGTTGAGAAATTTAGACTAGGTGTGgcatgagggagagaggaaatggtggtttgttttttgttttttgtttttgtgaacaATTACTAGTCATTATGGCATACAGGGATTACTTCTGTGTAAGTCAAATTGAGGGTTGATTTATAATAGAAGGATTCTCACATCCATtgcctcagtttttgttttttattgattaGATCTCTAGTCTCTATATATTTTCTGTTGTACTAAGAAAGCTGGCTTTTGGCTAAAGGTTATCCAACACTTATTACATTCTCAGGTTTCCCACTGaatcatttctctgatgatgaggaagttttgattactgatacaaagctttcacatttttatacattCCCAGAGCTTTTCTGCAGTGTGATTTTTCTGAGGATTGAGTACAGAGtatttttcacattcattatctttacattttcttttctggctgAGTTCTCTGATCCATAATGAGGACTGCACTCTGGGTGAAAGACTGCCCACAGAAAATATATTCCAAGAATTTCTGTCCTGTTAAGTTCTCTGATGTTTGTGAAGGTTGGTATCTTACAGAGGAACTTGCAAGTGTTGATTGTATTCatagggattctttctcttttgtattgtGAGATTTGATTTCTGGCTCAAAGTTTTTCCATATTCTTAACATTCATATGTTTAACTCCCTGTGTGGGCTTTCTGATGTTCTCTAAGGCTTGATTTCTGGCTGAAAGTTTTCCCACATTTATCACATTTATAGGGTTTCTCCcctgtgtgagttctctgatgGACTCTGAGGTTTGACTTCTGGCTGAAAGCTTCTCCACAGTGATTACAATTATAGGGTTTTTCCcctgtgtgagttctctgatgttTTCTAAGGACCGATTTCTCACTGAAAGCTTTTCCACACtcattacattcatagggtttctcccctgtgtgagttctctgatgtCCTCTGAGATTTGATTTCTGCCTGAAAGTTTTTCCACACTCATCGCATTTATagggtttctccccagtgtgaGTTCTGTGATGCACTCTGAGGTTTGATTTCTGGCTGAAAGCTTCCCCACAATGATTACATTTGTAGGGTTTCTCCCCTGTGTGAATTCTATGATGTCCTCTGAGTTGTGATTTTTGACCAAAAGCTTTCCCACATTGATTGCATTTATAgggcttctctcctgtgtgagttcTGTGATGTTTTCTTAGACCTGACTTCAGTTTGAAAGCCTTCCCACATTCATCACATTTATAAGGTCTTTCCCCTGTGTGAGTTCTCCGATGATTCCTTAGGCCTGACATGTGGCTGAAAgattttccacattcattacattcaaaaggtttctcccctgtgtgagttctctgatgtaCTATGAGGATTGACTTATAGTtgaaagatttcccacattcattacattcataaggtttctcccctgtgtgagttctctgatgtaTTCTTAGGCCTGACTTTGCACTGAAAGCCTTCTCACAACCATCACATTTatatggtttctctcctgtgtgagttctctgatgttTTCTTAGGCGTGACTTCTcactgaaagctttcccacatgtgtgacattcatagggtttctcccctGTGTGACTTGCTAGAGACTGAATCAAAAATGAATTCATAGAGCAGgattttccacattcattacattcatatGGTTTCTCTGTTATGGGAGTTCTCTGATGTATGTTGAAAGCTGACTGACAAACTAATGTCTCTGTACATGTGTCATAATCAGATCTGTCTGTTGTGTGACTTCTCTGATGCA includes these proteins:
- the ZNF782 gene encoding zinc finger protein 782, whose translation is MRTWAGPQFSALSQEPQKMNTPQASVSFKDITVEFTQEEWRQMDSAQRTLYRDVMLENYSHLVSVGYCFTKPELIFTLEQGEDPWLFKKEFLRKGSPEEYQPNQLSEKSLENQGKYLWQVLFTNRSLTTEEEFSGKPCNLDINNLTPRTMPYKFDSTGPAYLHLSSVAPHCQYSRKKAHELNVCEKWLLSIKEGRTNTGEKSFVCSKNVKAFSHKEKVTQYQTIQTLQQVSEYNECGKAFLEKTVLITSKSTHPKVKSYKFNKFWGKQCDKSTFMVSHSNNTEEKSHYELNEYECTENRNNFSRVTQKTDTEGKSFNQKSQTREHQKIHIGVKPFEYGKNFNRNSVLPVHQRSHTTDRSDYDTCTETLVCQSAFNIHQRTPITEKPYECNECGKSCSMNSFLIQSLASHTGEKPYECHTCGKAFSEKSRLRKHQRTHTGEKPYKCDGCEKAFSAKSGLRIHQRTHTGEKPYECNECGKSFNYKSILIVHQRTHTGEKPFECNECGKSFSHMSGLRNHRRTHTGERPYKCDECGKAFKLKSGLRKHHRTHTGEKPYKCNQCGKAFGQKSQLRGHHRIHTGEKPYKCNHCGEAFSQKSNLRVHHRTHTGEKPYKCDECGKTFRQKSNLRGHQRTHTGEKPYECNECGKAFSEKSVLRKHQRTHTGEKPYNCNHCGEAFSQKSNLRVHQRTHTGEKPYKCDKCGKTFSQKSSLREHQKAHTGS